Proteins from a single region of Verrucosispora sp. NA02020:
- a CDS encoding MBL fold metallo-hydrolase codes for MSIPAIDAHAASYRAREVPAPAQVVDGVWAVPVPLPGSALRYVTVYLLDTADGLVLVDAGYDHPACWRAFTQSVESLGHRVEAIGTVLLTHNHPDHVGFAARLQTTTGARIVIGRPDDFATMHQTRGTFLAQLRAALDLTGAPADVVESMYADAVDVAVHHESLRPDVTVTDETEFRFGDVTVRAVPTPGHTYGHTVYLDTRGLVFTGDTMMAEGPTQLAIVSRPEDDPAADLFRSLARIRALDAAVACPAHQFPYRDVAARVDELTAYHRDEVDAVRDLTVVDDDAWTLARRMTWQKPWDELGRGTRRFHLVHALALLRTATGTDR; via the coding sequence ATGTCCATACCCGCGATCGACGCCCACGCCGCCAGCTACCGCGCCCGTGAGGTGCCCGCACCCGCCCAGGTCGTGGACGGTGTCTGGGCCGTGCCCGTCCCCCTGCCCGGCAGCGCCCTGCGCTACGTCACCGTCTATCTCCTGGACACCGCCGACGGGCTCGTCCTCGTCGACGCCGGCTACGACCACCCGGCCTGCTGGCGCGCGTTCACGCAGTCCGTGGAGTCCCTCGGGCACCGGGTCGAGGCGATCGGCACCGTCCTGCTCACCCACAACCACCCCGACCACGTCGGCTTCGCCGCCCGGCTCCAGACGACCACCGGAGCCCGCATCGTGATCGGCCGCCCCGACGACTTCGCCACCATGCACCAAACCCGGGGCACGTTCCTCGCCCAACTGCGCGCCGCCCTCGACCTCACCGGAGCCCCCGCCGACGTGGTCGAGTCGATGTACGCCGACGCCGTCGACGTCGCCGTGCACCACGAGAGCCTGCGGCCGGACGTGACCGTCACCGACGAGACCGAGTTCCGCTTCGGCGACGTGACCGTCCGCGCCGTCCCCACCCCGGGGCACACGTACGGCCACACCGTCTATCTCGACACCCGGGGTCTGGTCTTCACCGGCGACACCATGATGGCCGAGGGCCCCACCCAGCTCGCCATCGTCAGCCGCCCCGAGGACGACCCGGCCGCCGACCTGTTCCGCAGCCTGGCCCGCATCCGCGCCCTCGACGCCGCGGTGGCCTGCCCGGCCCACCAGTTCCCGTACCGGGACGTCGCCGCCCGGGTCGACGAGCTGACCGCGTACCACCGCGACGAGGTCGACGCGGTGCGGGACCTGACCGTGGTCGACGACGACGCGTGGACGCTGGCCCGGCGGATGACCTGGCAGAAGCCGTGGGACGAGCTGGGTCGGGGCACCCGCCGCTTCCACCTCGTGCACGCCCTCGCCCTGCTGCGGACGGCGACCGGCACCGACCGGTGA